One genomic region from Microcoleus sp. FACHB-672 encodes:
- a CDS encoding GspE/PulE family protein, producing MQTSPAIQSAWQQLRNQVITCEQALRLLVDQNGLLNLRLLDREVSYRFFREFPDRKQLPPVIPLLLWRNCYYLGSPVEVLNEEMDYLSERTFSNIKIIPIDDKSYRSWYHTQKLDPNRISSAPLVNPLTGEEEREDLSETTEIYLSKAVNQIGRIRTLISGALRNRASDIHLEPMQEGLKVRYRIDGVLRDITTLPREISRQMVVAIKVMSNMDIAESRRPQDGRIGENYAAGQDEVGLDMRVSTLPCVGGEKAVIRLLPQQNPFSNMEDLGFSQKNLATFKNWLSQPQGMIILTGPTGSGKTSTLYTSLQSVAKEYVNVVTVEDPVEYVLPRITQTQVNERAGMTFAAGLRAILRQDPDIIMVGEIRDQETAETAIRAALTGHLVFTTLHTNDAVGAIPRLKDIGPDPGLISDALLGIVAQRLVRRVCPHCSESYIPSDEDLQVLGLERDQAKPDSWRKGRGCANCFSSGYLGREAIVEILDIDEMVQQLIYEGTMTQLHRYLNQSGFASFRLAAIDKVTTGITTVEEVLRVLHRSALRRKGGTVVAAGIEPGIAS from the coding sequence ATGCAAACTTCTCCAGCTATCCAATCTGCTTGGCAACAGCTTAGAAATCAGGTGATCACTTGCGAACAAGCACTTCGGTTGCTGGTCGATCAAAACGGTTTGCTTAACCTGAGACTGCTTGATCGAGAAGTTAGTTATCGCTTTTTTCGAGAATTTCCTGACAGAAAACAGTTGCCGCCGGTGATTCCCTTGCTGCTGTGGCGCAACTGTTACTATTTGGGCAGTCCTGTAGAAGTCTTAAATGAAGAGATGGACTATCTCAGCGAACGCACCTTCAGCAACATCAAAATCATACCAATTGACGACAAAAGCTATCGCTCTTGGTATCACACACAAAAGCTTGATCCCAACCGCATTAGTTCCGCCCCTTTGGTGAATCCCCTCACCGGCGAAGAAGAGAGAGAAGATCTCAGCGAAACCACCGAAATCTATCTCTCCAAAGCAGTTAACCAAATCGGGCGGATTAGAACGTTAATTTCTGGGGCATTACGCAATCGGGCTAGCGATATTCATCTAGAACCGATGCAAGAAGGCTTAAAGGTACGCTATCGCATTGATGGTGTGCTGCGGGATATTACAACTTTGCCGCGCGAAATTAGCCGGCAAATGGTTGTCGCGATTAAAGTTATGTCCAATATGGATATTGCGGAAAGCCGGCGGCCTCAAGATGGGCGGATCGGAGAAAATTATGCTGCCGGTCAAGATGAAGTGGGTTTAGATATGCGCGTCAGTACCCTGCCTTGTGTGGGCGGGGAAAAAGCCGTGATTCGGTTATTACCCCAACAGAACCCATTTTCCAATATGGAAGACTTAGGCTTTTCTCAAAAAAACCTGGCGACTTTCAAAAATTGGTTAAGCCAGCCCCAAGGCATGATCATCCTCACCGGCCCGACCGGCTCTGGAAAAACAAGCACACTTTACACCAGTTTGCAATCAGTTGCTAAAGAATATGTGAACGTCGTCACAGTCGAAGATCCGGTAGAATACGTTTTGCCCCGGATCACGCAAACCCAAGTCAACGAACGAGCCGGCATGACCTTTGCCGCCGGCCTGCGGGCAATTTTGCGTCAAGATCCAGACATTATCATGGTTGGGGAAATTCGTGACCAAGAAACCGCCGAAACAGCCATCCGGGCAGCCCTTACCGGCCACTTAGTCTTTACCACCTTGCACACCAACGATGCGGTTGGTGCCATTCCCCGTTTAAAAGATATTGGCCCTGATCCCGGTTTGATTAGTGATGCCCTGTTAGGAATCGTTGCCCAGCGCTTGGTGCGTCGCGTTTGTCCCCACTGTAGTGAATCTTATATCCCCAGCGATGAAGATTTGCAAGTGCTGGGCTTAGAACGAGATCAGGCAAAGCCAGATAGCTGGCGCAAGGGGCGGGGGTGCGCCAATTGTTTTAGTTCGGGCTATTTGGGGCGTGAAGCGATTGTAGAAATTTTGGATATTGATGAGATGGTGCAACAGCTAATCTATGAAGGGACAATGACCCAACTGCACCGTTACCTCAATCAAAGTGGGTTTGCATCCTTTCGGTTGGCTGCTATAGACAAAGTGACAACCGGCATTACAACGGTGGAAGAAGTTTTGCGAGTGCTGCACCGTAGCGCCTTGCGAC
- the cysH gene encoding phosphoadenosine phosphosulfate reductase, with amino-acid sequence MVCSEEVQIQTSSLDLDELNQRFETAHPREILAWCIRNIPTGLVQTSAFGVSGMVTMDILYRELKPEPPVPVLFLDTLHHFRETLELVENSKNLYNLDLRVYKIEGVDSREAFAEEYGEALWDKDVQKFHYITKVEPLQRGLAELNTVAWLTGRRRDQASTRTVMPVFERDIKHRIKVNPLANWTRNQTWAYVMDNNVPYNVLHDRGYGSIGDEPLTTPIAKGEDERAGRWRGSAKTECGIHI; translated from the coding sequence ATGGTCTGCTCCGAAGAAGTTCAAATTCAAACTTCCTCTCTTGACCTGGATGAACTCAACCAGAGATTTGAAACAGCCCACCCAAGAGAGATTCTCGCCTGGTGTATCAGAAATATTCCGACAGGACTGGTGCAGACCAGTGCTTTTGGAGTCAGTGGTATGGTGACGATGGATATTCTATACCGCGAACTCAAACCAGAGCCGCCCGTGCCGGTGCTGTTTCTCGATACGCTGCATCATTTCCGCGAAACCTTAGAACTTGTTGAAAACTCCAAGAACCTCTACAACTTGGATCTGAGAGTCTATAAAATTGAGGGCGTAGATTCTCGCGAAGCCTTTGCCGAAGAGTACGGTGAGGCGCTGTGGGACAAAGACGTTCAGAAATTTCACTACATCACTAAAGTTGAACCGCTGCAAAGAGGTTTGGCAGAACTCAACACCGTCGCTTGGCTGACCGGCAGGCGGCGAGATCAAGCAAGCACTCGCACCGTGATGCCGGTGTTTGAGCGCGATATTAAGCATCGGATTAAGGTGAATCCTTTAGCCAACTGGACACGCAACCAGACTTGGGCTTATGTGATGGACAATAACGTTCCTTACAATGTCTTGCATGACCGAGGTTATGGCAGCATTGGCGATGAACCGCTGACAACGCCAATCGCAAAGGGCGAAGATGAACGTGCCGGTCGGTGGCGTGGCTCAGCGAAAACTGAGTGTGGAATTCACATTTAG
- a CDS encoding Uma2 family endonuclease, with the protein MSVSKSSFYISPELYLEGERESPIKHEYRQGHVFAMTGAKKPHIIIAGNLVTLLNNHLRDTPCIVLTSDIKVRLEAANCYYYPDVAVSCDEQDTTSTEDFILFPSLVVEVLSPSTASFDRGEKFADYQTLPSLREYVLINQSEMRVECFRLNELGSWVCQTYEKGDEVYLASVNFSCTISEIYQKVPGLL; encoded by the coding sequence ATGAGTGTTAGCAAAAGCTCTTTCTACATTTCCCCAGAACTTTATTTAGAAGGAGAACGAGAAAGTCCTATTAAACATGAGTACCGGCAAGGTCACGTCTTTGCAATGACAGGGGCTAAAAAACCACATATTATTATTGCCGGCAATTTAGTTACCCTATTAAACAATCATCTACGCGACACGCCCTGTATTGTTCTTACCTCTGATATAAAAGTTAGACTTGAAGCGGCAAATTGCTATTACTATCCTGATGTAGCAGTCAGTTGCGATGAGCAAGATACTACTTCTACTGAAGACTTTATTCTTTTTCCGTCTTTAGTGGTTGAAGTGCTATCTCCCTCAACAGCAAGTTTTGACAGAGGTGAGAAATTTGCTGATTACCAAACTTTACCCAGTTTGCGAGAATATGTACTGATCAACCAATCTGAGATGAGGGTGGAGTGTTTTCGCCTGAATGAGTTGGGAAGTTGGGTGTGTCAAACTTATGAAAAAGGGGATGAAGTTTACTTAGCAAGTGTAAATTTTAGTTGCACAATTAGCGAAATCTATCAAAAAGTTCCTGGCCTCCTGTAA
- the sbcD gene encoding exonuclease subunit SbcD, whose translation MIKILHLSDIHMGSGFSHGRINPETGLNTRLEDFVKTLSRCIDRALTEPVDLVLFGGDAFPDATPPPFVQEAFASQFRRLVDAQIPTVLLVGNHDQHSQGQGGASLCIYRTLGVPGFIVGDRLETHRIETKSGPVQVMTLPWLTRSTLMTRAETEGLALSDVNHLLIDKLRVVLEGDIRQLDPEVPTVLLAHLMADKAEYGAERFLAVGKGFTIPMSMLIRPCFDYVALGHIHLHQNLNPSNEPPVVYPGSIERVDFSEEKEDKGYVMVEIERGKTKWEFCALPVRKFQTIRVDVSESADPQATLLSAIAKKDIKDAVVRLIYQVRSEQLDRIDNTMLHGALVEAHNYTIQPELVSQLARPRLPELGSSASIDPLEALNAYLGSRDDLRDIKVELLEAAQNLLAGEEIWLETAEVEEKSQAIEVGELEVSVSNEKLPIDDGDRQLRLL comes from the coding sequence ATGATTAAAATTCTGCATTTATCAGATATTCACATGGGGAGTGGTTTCTCCCACGGACGGATCAACCCAGAAACGGGATTAAATACACGATTAGAAGATTTTGTCAAAACATTGTCCCGATGTATTGATCGAGCGCTGACAGAGCCTGTGGATTTGGTGTTGTTTGGCGGGGATGCCTTTCCTGATGCCACTCCTCCTCCTTTTGTGCAGGAAGCGTTTGCCAGCCAATTTCGCCGGCTTGTTGATGCCCAAATCCCCACGGTATTATTAGTTGGCAATCACGATCAGCATTCCCAAGGACAAGGCGGCGCGAGTCTGTGCATTTACCGCACATTAGGAGTGCCTGGGTTTATTGTGGGCGATCGCTTGGAAACTCACCGGATCGAGACAAAAAGTGGGCCGGTGCAAGTGATGACGCTGCCTTGGCTGACACGCTCAACATTAATGACACGCGCGGAAACAGAAGGATTGGCACTCTCAGATGTTAACCATTTATTGATTGATAAACTGCGCGTGGTTCTGGAAGGGGATATCCGGCAGCTCGATCCAGAGGTGCCAACGGTTCTGCTGGCGCACTTGATGGCAGATAAGGCGGAATATGGCGCAGAACGGTTTCTGGCTGTGGGCAAGGGTTTCACGATTCCGATGTCGATGCTGATTCGTCCTTGCTTTGATTATGTGGCTTTGGGACATATCCATTTACACCAAAACCTTAATCCGTCTAATGAACCGCCTGTTGTTTATCCCGGCAGCATTGAACGGGTGGATTTTAGTGAGGAAAAGGAAGATAAAGGCTATGTGATGGTGGAGATTGAGCGCGGCAAGACAAAGTGGGAGTTTTGTGCGCTGCCGGTGCGGAAGTTCCAAACGATTCGGGTTGATGTGTCTGAGTCAGCCGATCCCCAGGCAACGTTGCTCAGTGCGATCGCGAAAAAAGACATTAAAGATGCGGTGGTTAGGTTAATTTATCAGGTTCGGTCTGAGCAGCTTGATCGCATTGATAATACGATGTTGCATGGCGCACTCGTCGAGGCGCATAACTATACGATTCAACCGGAGCTAGTAAGTCAGTTAGCTCGGCCTCGTTTACCGGAGTTGGGTTCAAGTGCGAGTATCGATCCGCTGGAAGCGCTGAATGCTTATTTGGGCAGTCGGGATGATTTGAGGGATATTAAGGTTGAGTTGTTAGAAGCGGCGCAAAATTTGTTGGCGGGGGAGGAGATATGGTTGGAAACGGCTGAGGTTGAGGAAAAAAGTCAAGCCATAGAAGTGGGAGAATTGGAAGTTTCAGTGAGTAATGAGAAGCTGCCGATTGATGATGGTGATCGTCAATTGCGTTTGCTTTAA
- a CDS encoding Ppx/GppA phosphatase family protein, producing the protein MVNTVPFVKNSASSMEQDRIIAAIDLGTNSLHMVVVRIQPALPAFTIIAREKETVRLGDRCLETGDLKQPVMKRAIAALRRFQEIAKSLNAETTIAVATSAVREAPNGRDFLAQIEEQLDLAVSLISGQEEARRIYLGVLSGMEFNNQPHIIIDIGGGSTELILGDGHEPRSLSSTKVGAVRLTAEFITTDPISNPEFQCLQAYVRGTLERSVDELRAQLLPGEYPRLVGTAGTIETLATINAREKLGMVPNPLSGYQLSLKDLRELVTRLRKLSYTERLAIPGMSDRRSEIILAGALILQEAMTLLGMESLTICERSLREGVIVDWMLTHGLIEDRLRYQSSVRERNTFKIAQKYQVNLEASERVATFALSLFDQTQGILHNWGIEERELLWAAGILHNCGLHVSHSSHHKHSYYLIRNSELLGYTETEIEVIANLARYHRKSAPKKKHDNYRNLPTKRYRQMVSQLSALLRLAVALDRRQIGAVERVNCEYSHEFQELHLWLQPANPDDECILERWSLDYKKDVFEAEYGVKLVATLLSASVIAN; encoded by the coding sequence ATGGTCAATACAGTTCCGTTCGTGAAAAATTCTGCTTCTTCAATGGAGCAAGACCGCATTATCGCTGCCATTGATTTAGGAACCAATTCGCTCCACATGGTAGTAGTGCGGATTCAACCGGCGCTGCCTGCATTTACCATTATCGCCCGAGAGAAAGAAACAGTGCGTTTGGGCGATCGCTGCCTGGAAACCGGCGATCTCAAACAGCCGGTGATGAAACGTGCGATCGCAGCCCTACGGCGTTTTCAAGAAATCGCCAAAAGCTTGAATGCCGAAACCACCATCGCCGTTGCCACCAGCGCTGTGCGTGAAGCGCCCAACGGCAGAGACTTTTTAGCACAAATCGAAGAACAATTAGACTTAGCCGTTAGTTTAATCTCTGGGCAAGAAGAAGCCCGGAGAATTTATCTCGGTGTGTTGTCGGGGATGGAATTTAACAACCAACCCCACATCATTATTGACATTGGCGGCGGTTCAACCGAATTAATTTTAGGCGATGGCCACGAACCTCGCTCTCTCAGCAGCACCAAAGTAGGCGCGGTGCGACTCACGGCAGAATTTATCACCACAGATCCCATCAGCAACCCAGAGTTTCAGTGCCTGCAAGCCTATGTGCGGGGGACGCTGGAGCGATCGGTAGACGAGTTACGCGCCCAATTGCTGCCCGGTGAGTACCCTCGTTTAGTGGGGACAGCCGGCACGATTGAAACGTTGGCTACAATTAACGCCCGTGAAAAACTGGGGATGGTGCCCAACCCCCTCAGCGGCTACCAATTGAGCCTGAAAGACCTCAGAGAGTTAGTCACTCGCCTGCGGAAGCTTTCCTACACAGAACGATTAGCGATTCCAGGGATGTCTGATCGCCGGTCAGAAATCATCCTTGCCGGTGCCCTAATTTTACAAGAAGCCATGACCCTGTTAGGCATGGAATCCCTAACCATTTGCGAGCGTTCCCTGCGTGAAGGCGTCATCGTAGATTGGATGCTCACCCACGGCTTGATAGAAGATCGGCTGCGCTATCAAAGCTCAGTCCGCGAACGTAATACCTTTAAAATCGCCCAAAAATACCAAGTCAACTTAGAAGCCAGTGAACGAGTCGCAACATTTGCCCTCAGTTTATTTGACCAAACCCAAGGCATTCTTCACAACTGGGGTATAGAAGAACGCGAACTGCTTTGGGCTGCCGGCATCTTACACAACTGCGGTCTTCATGTCAGCCATTCCTCTCACCATAAACACTCTTATTACCTAATTCGCAATAGTGAACTTCTCGGCTATACAGAAACCGAGATAGAAGTGATTGCGAATTTAGCACGTTACCATCGCAAAAGCGCTCCTAAGAAAAAGCATGATAATTACCGCAATTTGCCGACTAAAAGATATCGGCAGATGGTAAGCCAACTCAGCGCATTACTCCGCTTAGCTGTCGCACTAGATCGTCGGCAAATTGGTGCAGTCGAACGCGTCAATTGCGAATACAGTCATGAATTTCAGGAACTTCATTTGTGGTTGCAGCCGGCAAACCCAGACGATGAGTGTATTTTAGAGCGCTGGAGTTTGGATTATAAGAAAGACGTTTTTGAAGCAGAATACGGCGTTAAATTGGTCGCAACCTTACTTTCAGCGTCGGTTATTGCTAATTAG
- a CDS encoding 4-hydroxybenzoate solanesyltransferase — protein MLTTQKRQPEAIWQSIFRLLRWDKPAGRLILMIPALWAVFLAAQGKPPILLVGVIMLGSLVTSAAGCVVNDLWDRDIDPKVERTRQRPLASRVLSVRVGLVVAVVAFICAGILALYLNTFTFWLCVAALPVIIIYPLTKRKFAVPQLVLSIAWGFAVLISWSAVAGRLESATWALWAATVLWTLGFDTVYAMSDREDDRRLGINSSALFFGDYAAEAVVLSYAGASAFLAIVGGMMHLRIGFWIALFVAIGWWGWQYSKLRQDNLPKLVYAQQFGQNVKIGFILLVGMIIGSVF, from the coding sequence ATGCTGACGACACAAAAACGCCAACCTGAAGCCATCTGGCAAAGCATCTTTCGATTGTTGAGGTGGGACAAGCCGGCAGGACGGCTAATTTTGATGATTCCCGCCCTCTGGGCTGTGTTTTTGGCGGCACAGGGAAAACCCCCGATCCTGCTGGTGGGCGTGATTATGTTAGGAAGTTTAGTCACCAGTGCTGCCGGCTGCGTTGTTAACGATCTGTGGGATCGAGATATTGACCCAAAAGTTGAGCGGACGCGACAGCGCCCCCTGGCTTCGAGAGTGCTCTCGGTGAGAGTGGGGCTTGTGGTTGCGGTGGTGGCTTTTATTTGCGCCGGCATTCTTGCCCTTTATCTCAATACCTTCACCTTCTGGCTGTGCGTAGCTGCCTTGCCAGTGATTATTATCTACCCCCTGACAAAGCGCAAATTTGCGGTGCCACAACTGGTGCTATCGATTGCTTGGGGTTTTGCTGTCCTCATCAGTTGGAGTGCCGTTGCCGGTCGCTTAGAATCGGCCACTTGGGCGCTTTGGGCGGCAACGGTTCTCTGGACTTTGGGATTTGACACCGTTTACGCCATGAGTGATCGCGAAGATGATAGACGCCTGGGGATCAACTCCAGCGCCCTATTTTTTGGCGATTATGCTGCTGAAGCGGTGGTTTTATCCTACGCTGGTGCCTCGGCTTTTCTGGCAATTGTCGGCGGGATGATGCACCTGCGGATTGGATTTTGGATCGCTTTATTTGTGGCTATCGGCTGGTGGGGTTGGCAATACAGCAAACTCAGACAAGACAACCTCCCCAAGTTAGTTTACGCTCAGCAGTTCGGCCAAAATGTCAAAATAGGTTTTATTCTACTTGTCGGCATGATTATTGGTTCTGTGTTTTAA
- a CDS encoding TIGR00725 family protein: MKKIVIGVMGPGAGATANDLQNAGELGKLIAEKGWVLLTGGRDAGVMDAASMGAKKANGLTIGILPAEDCSHLSEGIDIAIVTGMGSARNNINVLSSDVIIACGMGVGTASEIALALKANKKVILLNNHAESQVFFQTLSQENVIVVTTAQEAIELTSEILSNLQ; encoded by the coding sequence ATGAAAAAAATAGTTATTGGGGTGATGGGACCCGGTGCCGGTGCAACGGCAAACGATCTGCAAAATGCAGGTGAACTGGGCAAATTAATTGCTGAAAAGGGATGGGTGCTGCTCACCGGCGGCAGGGATGCCGGTGTGATGGATGCGGCTTCTATGGGTGCAAAAAAGGCAAACGGTTTGACGATTGGTATTCTGCCGGCAGAAGATTGCAGCCATCTCTCTGAGGGGATTGATATTGCCATTGTCACCGGCATGGGCAGCGCCCGTAATAATATTAATGTTCTTTCTTCAGATGTGATCATTGCTTGTGGGATGGGTGTCGGCACGGCTTCAGAAATTGCCCTTGCCCTCAAAGCCAACAAAAAAGTTATTTTATTAAATAACCACGCCGAAAGCCAAGTTTTTTTCCAAACTTTATCACAAGAAAACGTTATTGTGGTTACTACGGCTCAAGAAGCCATTGAACTTACTAGCGAAATTCTCTCAAATTTACAATGA
- a CDS encoding glutaredoxin family protein, whose product MKLTKFQLFLSGVTVSLLTLTGAVGVYANVQKINAASSSSSEETNILAQDSPRREEPSKGEEGPPITTTSGPAEIALARHLKSLDAKFYGAYWCPYCHAQEQLLGKEAFAEINYIECDPRGKNAQTEVCMAANIKGFPTWEINNKFYSGLQSLDKLAEISGYQGDRNFQHSFPPRRGK is encoded by the coding sequence ATGAAATTAACTAAATTCCAACTTTTTTTGAGTGGCGTTACAGTCAGCCTGCTGACTTTGACAGGTGCGGTGGGAGTTTACGCAAATGTCCAGAAAATAAACGCCGCATCTAGTTCTAGCAGTGAAGAAACAAACATCTTGGCGCAGGATTCCCCGCGTCGGGAGGAACCGTCAAAGGGAGAAGAAGGGCCACCAATTACCACGACTTCCGGGCCGGCAGAAATAGCTTTAGCACGCCATCTCAAAAGTTTAGATGCCAAATTCTATGGGGCTTATTGGTGTCCTTACTGCCACGCCCAAGAGCAACTTTTAGGCAAAGAAGCATTTGCTGAAATCAATTACATTGAATGCGATCCTAGAGGGAAAAACGCTCAGACTGAGGTTTGCATGGCGGCTAACATTAAGGGATTTCCGACTTGGGAAATTAACAATAAATTCTATTCGGGTTTGCAATCGCTGGATAAACTTGCTGAGATATCGGGTTATCAAGGAGATCGGAATTTTCAGCACTCATTCCCGCCGCGAAGAGGGAAATAA
- the wecB gene encoding non-hydrolyzing UDP-N-acetylglucosamine 2-epimerase, producing MPKFPIQVCITLGTRPEAIKLAPAIQQFQRSPYFDTRVVLTGQHREMVDQVMQLFDLKADHDLAIMQHRQTLTDITCRSLQGLEAFFQENAPQLVIVQGDTTTAFAASLAAFYQQIPIGHVEAGLRTDDLLNPYPEEANRRLISQLAQLHFAPTSLAVENLHRSGVTGEIHQTGNTVIDALLTVAKRQPACEIAGLEWNKYRTLLATVHRRENWGEPLEGIAQGFLQILDTFEDTALLLPLHRNPTVREPLQAFLGRHPRVFLTEPLDYAELVGAIQRCYLLLTDSGGLQEEAPALGKPVLVLRETTERPEAIAAGTAKLVGTDCDRIAGAAKELLGDPVAYQAMATAVNPFGDGHAAERIVQIVENYFQVSAES from the coding sequence ATGCCCAAGTTTCCTATTCAAGTCTGTATCACTCTGGGAACCCGTCCTGAAGCGATTAAACTAGCACCGGCGATCCAGCAATTTCAGCGTTCCCCCTATTTTGATACGCGGGTGGTTTTAACCGGCCAGCATCGAGAAATGGTCGATCAGGTGATGCAACTGTTCGATTTGAAAGCCGATCACGATCTGGCTATCATGCAACACCGGCAAACCCTCACCGATATCACCTGCCGTAGTTTACAGGGACTAGAAGCCTTTTTCCAAGAGAATGCGCCCCAACTCGTAATCGTGCAAGGAGATACCACGACGGCGTTTGCTGCCTCCCTGGCTGCCTTTTACCAGCAAATCCCTATCGGTCATGTAGAGGCCGGCTTGCGAACCGATGATTTATTAAATCCCTATCCAGAAGAAGCGAACCGGCGCTTAATTTCCCAGTTAGCGCAACTGCACTTTGCCCCCACTTCCCTTGCGGTTGAAAACCTGCATCGATCAGGCGTGACGGGTGAAATTCATCAAACCGGCAACACCGTCATTGATGCGCTGCTAACCGTGGCGAAGCGGCAACCGGCTTGCGAGATTGCCGGTTTAGAGTGGAATAAATACCGCACACTGCTGGCAACCGTTCACCGGCGGGAAAACTGGGGAGAACCGCTTGAAGGTATTGCCCAAGGATTTCTGCAAATTTTAGATACCTTTGAGGATACGGCTTTGCTGTTGCCTCTGCACCGCAATCCCACAGTTAGAGAACCGCTACAAGCATTTTTGGGCAGGCATCCCAGAGTTTTCTTAACAGAACCCTTAGATTATGCAGAGCTTGTGGGAGCGATTCAGCGCTGCTATTTGCTGCTGACGGATTCTGGGGGATTACAGGAAGAAGCACCGGCATTGGGTAAGCCGGTTTTAGTGTTACGAGAAACCACAGAAAGACCCGAAGCAATCGCTGCCGGCACGGCTAAACTGGTTGGCACCGATTGTGATCGTATTGCCGGTGCTGCCAAGGAATTGCTAGGCGATCCGGTTGCTTATCAAGCAATGGCAACGGCTGTTAATCCTTTCGGAGATGGCCATGCCGCCGAACGCATCGTGCAAATTGTGGAAAACTACTTTCAAGTAAGTGCTGAGTCCTGA